ATCACCGGTGAAAAGTCCGCAGACCAGTCCGCTTCCGACTTTTTCCCAGCCGGTCATGGTGACGTCTGCCGCCTTGAGTGCTGCATCCGCAGCTTCGATCAGGGTCACGAGACCCTTGGTTTCAATCATTCCGAGTGCTTGTGAAGCCATATTCGTTTCTTTCGTAAAGGTTTTGATTTGGAAAAAGTTACTGCCTCAGACTCCGAATTGCTTCAGGATG
Above is a genomic segment from Puniceicoccaceae bacterium containing:
- a CDS encoding BMC domain-containing protein, which codes for MASQALGMIETKGLVTLIEAADAALKAADVTMTGWEKVGSGLVCGLFTGDVASVKAAVDAGAEAGSRVGEIVAVQVIARPHDDLGKLGSFIG